One Sphingomonas sp. FARSPH DNA segment encodes these proteins:
- a CDS encoding Flp family type IVb pilin, with protein MTPFHRLRRDRRGATAIEYGLIAALIAVAAIAAMKGLGGKLQMTFSNVSSNMKVS; from the coding sequence ATGACGCCATTCCACCGGCTGCGGCGCGATCGCCGCGGCGCGACCGCGATCGAATACGGGCTGATCGCGGCGTTGATCGCGGTCGCCGCGATCGCCGCGATGAAGGGCCTGGGCGGCAAGTTGCAGATGACGTTCAGCAACGTGTCGTCGAACATGAAGGTCAGCTGA
- a CDS encoding RlmE family RNA methyltransferase → MSRDGGGLRTRVKTARGRTAQSTRWLERQLNDPYVRRAKAEGYRSRAAYKLIELDERFGIIRHSKRVVDLGIAPGGWSQVIKRRLPKAEVVGIDLLPVDPIEGVTIFQMDFMDDAAPGKLMEALGGAPDLVLSDMAANTVGHPQTDALRTMGLVETAFAFAQDVLAPGGTFVAKVFAGGADSALVAEMKRSFASVKHAKPPSSRKGSVEWFVVAQGFKGRRAE, encoded by the coding sequence ATGAGCCGTGACGGCGGCGGCCTGCGCACCCGCGTCAAGACCGCGCGCGGCCGCACCGCGCAATCGACGCGCTGGCTGGAACGCCAGCTCAACGATCCTTATGTCCGCCGCGCCAAGGCGGAAGGCTATCGCAGCCGCGCGGCGTACAAGCTGATCGAGCTCGACGAACGGTTCGGCATCATCCGTCATTCGAAGCGCGTCGTCGATCTGGGCATCGCGCCGGGCGGGTGGAGCCAGGTCATCAAGCGCCGCCTGCCCAAGGCGGAGGTGGTCGGCATCGACCTGCTGCCCGTCGATCCGATCGAGGGGGTCACGATCTTCCAGATGGATTTCATGGACGACGCCGCGCCGGGCAAATTGATGGAGGCGCTGGGCGGCGCGCCCGACCTCGTCCTGTCGGACATGGCAGCGAACACCGTCGGCCATCCGCAGACCGATGCGCTGCGCACGATGGGACTGGTCGAAACCGCTTTCGCCTTTGCGCAGGACGTGCTGGCACCGGGCGGCACGTTCGTCGCCAAGGTGTTCGCCGGCGGCGCCGATTCGGCGCTGGTCGCGGAGATGAAGCGATCGTTCGCGAGCGTGAAGCACGCCAAGCCGCCGTCGAGCCGCAAGGGATCGGTGGAGTGGTTCGTCGTCGCCCAAGGCTTCAAGGGCCGCCGCGCGGAATAG
- a CDS encoding phospholipase D-like domain-containing protein, with product MADPPDAPAGQPAFTVAGNQLTLLDTGPRRLDALLALIDGATRSLRILYYIYADDQTGRRVNAALIAAAARGVKVALIVDGFGSEGNPAFFAPLTEAGVTVCRFSPRFGRRYLLRNHQKLALADAEAAASIIIGGFNVEDDYFGTPADAAWRDLGLLVEGPAAARLAGYFDALLDWVCQPKGKLRHLNRALARWSEPEGSMRWLIGGPTRRLSPWARAVRHDMRHGRRIDVIAAYFTPSPTMLRRLDKAGRRRARVRVVTAAKSDNGATIAAARFTYAGLLRKHVEIYEYQPTKLHTKLYVIDDAVYVGSANFDMRSLFINLELMLRIEDAAFADHVRGYVEGEIARSDRVTAERYEAQTGWIQRLRQFVAYLLIAVVDPGVSRGLNFGVEDA from the coding sequence ATGGCCGATCCGCCCGACGCTCCCGCCGGACAGCCCGCCTTCACGGTCGCCGGCAACCAGCTGACCTTGCTCGACACCGGGCCGCGGCGGCTCGATGCGTTGCTGGCGTTGATCGACGGGGCGACCCGTTCGCTGCGCATCCTCTATTATATCTATGCCGACGACCAGACCGGGCGGCGCGTCAACGCCGCCCTGATCGCGGCCGCGGCGCGGGGCGTGAAGGTCGCGCTGATCGTCGATGGTTTCGGCAGCGAGGGCAATCCCGCCTTCTTCGCACCGCTGACCGAAGCGGGCGTCACCGTGTGCCGTTTCTCGCCGCGCTTCGGCCGACGCTATCTGCTGCGCAATCACCAGAAGCTGGCGCTCGCGGATGCCGAAGCGGCGGCATCGATCATCATCGGCGGCTTCAACGTCGAGGACGATTATTTCGGCACACCCGCCGATGCGGCGTGGCGCGACCTTGGCCTGCTGGTCGAAGGACCGGCGGCGGCGCGGCTGGCGGGCTATTTCGACGCGCTGCTGGACTGGGTGTGTCAGCCGAAAGGCAAACTGCGCCACCTCAATCGTGCGCTGGCGCGCTGGAGCGAGCCAGAGGGGTCGATGCGCTGGCTGATCGGCGGCCCGACGCGGCGGCTGTCGCCCTGGGCGCGCGCGGTGCGCCACGACATGCGGCATGGCCGGCGCATCGACGTGATCGCCGCCTATTTCACGCCGTCGCCGACGATGCTGCGACGGCTCGACAAGGCGGGGCGACGACGCGCGCGGGTGCGCGTCGTCACCGCCGCCAAATCCGACAATGGGGCAACGATCGCGGCGGCGCGCTTCACCTACGCCGGCCTGCTGCGCAAACATGTCGAAATCTACGAATACCAGCCGACGAAGCTGCATACCAAGCTCTACGTCATCGACGACGCGGTCTACGTCGGATCGGCGAACTTCGACATGCGCAGCCTGTTCATCAACCTCGAACTGATGTTGCGGATCGAGGATGCGGCGTTTGCCGACCATGTCCGCGGCTATGTCGAGGGCGAGATCGCACGGTCGGACCGCGTCACCGCCGAGCGGTACGAGGCGCAAACCGGCTGGATCCAGCGGCTGCGCCAGTTCGTCGCCTACCTGCTGATCGCGGTCGTCGACCCCGGCGTGTCGCGCGGACTGAACTTCGGGGTGGAGGACGCCTGA
- a CDS encoding CDC48 family AAA ATPase, producing the protein MADGDAPQRKIQVANARPEDSGRGLAHLPRSLMAALGVGEGDVIEIVGKQSTPARAVGPYPEDEGIDVLRIDGLQRANAGVGAGDFVEVRRVESKPATRVVFAPAQQNLRLQGSVQALKRTFFGRPLAQGDIVATAGQQRVTNMPPGVQQFMNAPAYALQEIRLAVVSASPKGVVHIDENTEVELRPEYEEPQQARRADVTYDDIGGMATTIDQLREMVELPLRYPELFERLGVEPPKGLLLYGPPGTGKTRLARAVANESDAQFFLINGPEIMGSAYGESEGRLREIFEEAAKSAPSIVFIDEIDSIAPKRGNVQGEAEKRVVAQLLTLMDGLEARANLVVIAATNRPEAIDEALRRPGRFDREIVVGVPDERGRREILGIHTRGMPLAEGVDLAELSRTTYGFVGADLAALTREAAIEAVRRIMPRLNLEERTIPAEVLDTLSVTRDDFLEALKRVQPSAMREVMVEAPRVRWEDVGGLDKAQERLKEGVELPLRNPDAFRRLGIRPAKGFLLYGPPGTGKTLLAKAVAREAEANFIATKSSDLLSKWYGESEQQISRLFARARQVAPTVIFIDELDSLVPARGGGLGEPQVTERVVNTILAEMDGLEELQSVVVIGATNRPNLVDPALLRPGRFDELIYVGVPDMEGRRRILAIQTGKMPLAADVDLDVIAARTDRFTGADLEDVVRRAGLIALRRSVSAQEVYMSDFEDALGEARASVTPEMEKDYEQIAARLKQDAAAIQPIGFAMPARKAP; encoded by the coding sequence ATGGCCGATGGCGACGCCCCGCAGCGCAAGATCCAGGTCGCGAATGCGCGCCCGGAGGATTCGGGCCGGGGTCTCGCGCACCTGCCGCGCAGCCTGATGGCGGCACTGGGCGTCGGCGAGGGCGACGTCATCGAGATCGTCGGCAAGCAATCGACGCCCGCACGTGCGGTCGGCCCCTATCCCGAGGACGAGGGCATCGACGTTCTGCGCATCGATGGGCTGCAGCGCGCCAACGCCGGCGTCGGTGCGGGGGATTTCGTCGAGGTGCGCCGCGTCGAATCGAAGCCCGCGACGCGCGTCGTCTTCGCACCGGCACAGCAGAATCTGCGACTTCAGGGGTCGGTACAGGCGCTGAAGCGCACCTTCTTCGGCCGCCCGCTCGCGCAGGGCGACATCGTCGCCACCGCCGGCCAGCAACGCGTCACCAACATGCCGCCGGGCGTGCAGCAATTCATGAACGCGCCCGCCTATGCGCTGCAGGAAATCCGCCTCGCGGTCGTCTCGGCCAGCCCGAAGGGCGTCGTGCATATCGACGAGAATACCGAGGTGGAGTTGCGCCCCGAATATGAAGAGCCGCAGCAAGCGCGTCGTGCCGACGTCACCTATGACGACATCGGCGGCATGGCGACCACGATCGACCAGCTGCGCGAGATGGTCGAACTGCCGCTGCGCTACCCCGAACTGTTCGAAAGGCTCGGCGTCGAGCCGCCCAAGGGTCTGCTGCTTTACGGCCCGCCGGGCACCGGCAAGACCCGCCTCGCCCGCGCGGTCGCGAACGAAAGCGACGCGCAATTCTTCCTGATCAACGGGCCGGAGATCATGGGTTCCGCCTATGGCGAATCGGAAGGGCGGCTGCGCGAGATTTTCGAGGAAGCGGCGAAGAGCGCGCCGTCGATCGTCTTCATCGACGAGATCGACTCGATCGCGCCCAAGCGCGGCAACGTGCAGGGCGAGGCGGAAAAGCGCGTCGTCGCGCAGTTGCTGACGCTGATGGACGGGCTGGAGGCGCGAGCCAATCTGGTCGTGATCGCCGCGACCAATCGGCCGGAGGCGATCGACGAGGCGCTGCGCCGGCCCGGCCGGTTCGATCGCGAGATCGTCGTCGGCGTGCCCGACGAACGTGGCCGGCGCGAAATTCTGGGCATCCACACCCGCGGCATGCCGTTGGCGGAGGGCGTCGACCTCGCCGAACTGTCGCGCACGACCTACGGTTTCGTCGGTGCCGACCTCGCCGCGCTGACGCGCGAGGCGGCGATCGAAGCGGTGCGCCGAATCATGCCCAGGCTGAACCTCGAGGAGCGGACGATCCCCGCCGAGGTGCTCGACACGCTGTCGGTGACGCGCGACGACTTCCTCGAGGCGCTGAAGCGCGTCCAGCCGAGCGCGATGCGTGAAGTGATGGTCGAGGCGCCGCGCGTCCGCTGGGAGGATGTCGGCGGCCTCGACAAGGCGCAGGAGCGGCTGAAGGAGGGCGTCGAACTGCCGCTCAGAAACCCCGACGCGTTCCGGCGGCTCGGCATCCGTCCCGCCAAGGGCTTCCTGCTTTACGGCCCGCCGGGCACGGGCAAGACGTTGCTGGCGAAGGCGGTCGCGCGCGAGGCGGAGGCGAACTTCATCGCCACCAAGTCGAGCGATCTGCTGAGCAAATGGTATGGCGAGAGCGAACAGCAGATCAGCCGGCTGTTCGCGCGCGCGCGCCAGGTCGCGCCGACCGTGATCTTTATCGACGAGCTCGACAGCCTCGTCCCCGCGCGCGGCGGCGGGCTGGGCGAGCCGCAGGTGACCGAGCGCGTCGTCAACACGATCCTCGCCGAGATGGACGGGCTGGAGGAACTGCAGTCCGTCGTCGTGATCGGGGCCACCAATCGGCCCAATCTCGTCGATCCTGCGCTGCTGCGGCCCGGCCGCTTCGACGAGCTGATCTACGTCGGCGTGCCCGACATGGAAGGCCGGCGACGGATTCTTGCGATCCAGACCGGCAAGATGCCGCTCGCGGCTGACGTAGACCTCGACGTGATCGCGGCGCGGACGGATCGGTTCACCGGTGCGGACCTCGAGGATGTCGTGCGCCGCGCCGGCCTGATCGCGCTGCGCCGCTCGGTGAGTGCACAGGAAGTCTATATGAGCGACTTCGAGGACGCACTGGGCGAGGCGCGGGCCAGCGTCACGCCGGAGATGGAGAAGGATTACGAACAGATCGCCGCGCGGCTGAAGCAGGACGCGGCGGCGATCCAGCCGATCGGCTTCGCGATGCCTGCGCGCAAGGCGCCATAG
- a CDS encoding antibiotic biosynthesis monooxygenase family protein produces the protein MDGERRGQVAVIFTSRRTDADADGYDAAAARMDALAARQPGYRGVDSVRGPDGYGITVSYWADEAAAIAWRHHPDHAAIRALGRELWYEDYTVTVAAVTRDYRWRRA, from the coding sequence ATGGACGGCGAGCGGCGCGGGCAGGTGGCGGTGATCTTCACGTCGCGGCGGACGGACGCGGATGCGGACGGCTATGACGCGGCGGCGGCGCGGATGGACGCGCTCGCCGCGCGACAGCCCGGCTATCGCGGCGTGGACAGCGTGCGCGGACCCGATGGATATGGCATCACCGTCAGCTATTGGGCGGACGAGGCGGCGGCGATCGCGTGGCGCCACCATCCCGATCATGCGGCGATCCGCGCGCTCGGGCGCGAGCTTTGGTATGAGGATTACACCGTCACCGTCGCCGCGGTGACGCGCGATTACCGCTGGCGGCGCGCGTGA
- a CDS encoding class I SAM-dependent methyltransferase, whose amino-acid sequence MPSSTTAARRSRSRPAGVPSPVAMFFQGFLKHPVMVGSIIPSSDKLIRKMLKPVDWSACKVFVEYGPGVGTFCRPILERMAPDAILIAIDTNPDFINYLNHVITDSRFVAVHGSAADVEQIVRDQGREQADFVLSGLPFSTLPAGVGPAIAAATQRVIRPGGAFLVYQFSPKVKDFLTPHFRNIDHDMEWWNVPPAQLYWAWKD is encoded by the coding sequence ATGCCCAGTTCGACCACCGCCGCCCGGCGTTCGCGTTCCCGCCCGGCTGGCGTTCCCAGCCCCGTGGCGATGTTCTTCCAGGGTTTCCTGAAACATCCGGTGATGGTCGGCTCGATCATCCCGTCGTCGGACAAACTGATCCGCAAGATGCTGAAGCCGGTCGACTGGTCGGCGTGCAAGGTGTTCGTCGAATATGGGCCCGGCGTCGGCACCTTCTGCCGCCCGATCCTGGAGCGGATGGCGCCCGATGCGATCCTGATCGCGATCGACACCAATCCGGATTTCATCAACTACCTGAACCACGTCATCACCGATTCCCGGTTCGTCGCGGTGCACGGTTCGGCGGCGGACGTCGAACAGATCGTCCGCGATCAGGGGCGCGAGCAGGCGGATTTCGTCCTGTCGGGCCTGCCTTTTTCCACGCTGCCCGCGGGCGTCGGCCCGGCGATCGCCGCCGCGACGCAGCGCGTCATCCGCCCGGGCGGCGCGTTCCTCGTCTATCAGTTCTCGCCGAAGGTGAAGGATTTCCTCACCCCGCACTTCCGCAACATCGACCACGACATGGAATGGTGGAACGTGCCCCCCGCGCAGCTGTACTGGGCGTGGAAGGATTGA
- a CDS encoding Ppx/GppA phosphatase family protein — translation MGDTSAREPYRQVKPARPAPMRPQRGRWSDAQAFAALDLGTNNCRLLIARPQGDGFAVIDAFSRIVRLGEGLSATGRLSDAAIERTIAALRVCSDKLKRRNVTLARSVATEACRRAANGPDFIARAYQETGIHLDIISAEEEARLAVLGCHALIEPGDDPALVFDIGGGSTELVLIDTPRGAMPRVLDWHSAPWGVVSLTESAGGTAAAQEDRLAAYARMRATVAESFAGFAARLPKTVRRPRLLGTSGTVTTLGSVHLGLSHYDRAQVDGLIVPADAMRRISADLSRMAIAERAQLACIGTERADLVVAGCAILETILDLWPAERLGIADRGIREGILRRLMGSPRP, via the coding sequence ATGGGGGATACATCCGCCCGAGAGCCGTACCGGCAGGTCAAACCTGCCCGTCCGGCGCCGATGCGGCCGCAACGCGGTCGCTGGTCCGATGCGCAGGCCTTCGCCGCGCTCGACCTCGGCACCAACAACTGCCGCCTGCTGATCGCGCGGCCACAGGGCGACGGCTTTGCGGTCATCGATGCCTTTTCGCGCATCGTGCGGCTGGGCGAGGGGCTGTCCGCCACCGGCCGGCTGTCGGACGCGGCGATCGAACGGACGATCGCGGCGCTGCGCGTGTGTTCGGACAAGCTCAAGCGCCGCAACGTGACGCTGGCGCGATCCGTGGCGACCGAGGCGTGCCGCCGCGCCGCCAACGGCCCCGATTTCATCGCGCGCGCGTATCAAGAGACGGGTATCCACCTCGACATCATCTCTGCCGAGGAAGAGGCGCGGCTCGCCGTGCTCGGCTGCCACGCATTGATCGAGCCGGGCGACGACCCCGCGCTCGTCTTCGACATCGGCGGCGGATCGACCGAGCTGGTGCTGATCGACACGCCGCGCGGCGCGATGCCGCGCGTGCTCGACTGGCATTCCGCGCCCTGGGGCGTCGTATCGCTGACCGAAAGCGCGGGCGGTACGGCCGCCGCCCAGGAGGACCGGCTCGCCGCCTATGCGCGGATGCGCGCGACGGTGGCGGAGAGTTTCGCCGGTTTCGCGGCACGGCTGCCCAAAACGGTGCGGCGGCCGCGGCTGCTCGGCACCAGCGGCACGGTGACGACGCTGGGCAGCGTGCATCTGGGCCTCAGCCATTACGACCGCGCGCAGGTCGACGGCCTGATCGTGCCAGCCGACGCGATGCGCCGGATCAGCGCCGATCTGTCGCGCATGGCGATCGCCGAGCGTGCGCAGCTTGCGTGCATCGGCACCGAACGCGCCGATCTGGTCGTCGCGGGCTGCGCCATCCTCGAAACCATTCTCGACCTCTGGCCCGCCGAGCGGCTCGGCATCGCCGATCGCGGTATCCGCGAGGGAATCCTGCGCCGCCTGATGGGGAGCCCACGGCCATGA
- a CDS encoding MarR family winged helix-turn-helix transcriptional regulator, with protein MDGRRLSPALFLHEAAIRRGMELMMFAQSRFVRTADEKLAELGLGRAHHRALYFIGRKPDITVGDLLDLLGITKQSLSRVMRDLLDRALVAVRHGENDRRNRLLRLTDEGRALEAALYEEQCARMADAYAYAGQEAVSGYWSVLEALIPDDARGAIVALTCQASSTPKFSPRDTPGSTTAISR; from the coding sequence ATGGATGGACGCCGCCTTTCTCCCGCCCTGTTCCTGCACGAAGCGGCGATCCGCCGCGGCATGGAACTGATGATGTTCGCCCAGTCCCGCTTCGTGCGGACCGCGGACGAGAAGCTCGCCGAGCTGGGGCTGGGCCGGGCGCACCACCGCGCGCTCTATTTCATCGGCCGCAAGCCCGACATCACCGTCGGCGACCTGCTCGACCTGCTCGGCATCACCAAACAGTCGCTGAGCCGCGTGATGCGCGACCTGCTCGATCGCGCGCTGGTCGCGGTTCGCCATGGCGAGAACGACCGACGCAACCGGCTGCTGCGCCTGACCGATGAGGGGCGGGCGCTGGAGGCGGCGCTGTACGAAGAGCAATGCGCGCGCATGGCCGATGCCTACGCCTATGCGGGGCAGGAGGCGGTGAGCGGCTATTGGTCGGTGCTGGAGGCGCTGATCCCCGACGATGCGCGCGGCGCCATTGTCGCGCTGACGTGTCAGGCGTCCTCCACCCCGAAGTTCAGTCCGCGCGACACGCCGGGGTCGACGACCGCGATCAGCAGGTAG
- a CDS encoding LysR substrate-binding domain-containing protein — protein sequence MRRLPPLGAIEAFVQVARLGSVKAAAAELALSAPALSRRVQSLERFVDRPLFERRHQAMILNVDGERLLAQLAPLLDSLSDAVESLTGTVEVLRVRLGVLPLFASQRLFPHLGKLRHEHPELHLDIDTAGHGVVRLGEGLDAVVALAREVDPSLYAKRLDRNSVYVIGARTLLDGPDPVTRPEQLSRLTALIHREMPDTISAWRDAIGLGDVEPLATDYFDSGVLMLEAAAQGLGVAFMHASHFENAKDPRLVRLFDIEVDSPYSHWFVCRPRALQQRPVKLFHDWLIRTLGEDSKGDRAAA from the coding sequence ATGCGCAGGCTGCCGCCGCTTGGCGCGATCGAGGCGTTCGTGCAGGTCGCACGATTGGGATCGGTGAAGGCCGCCGCCGCCGAACTCGCGCTCTCGGCACCGGCGCTCAGCCGCCGCGTCCAGTCGCTCGAACGGTTCGTCGACCGCCCGCTGTTCGAGCGGCGGCACCAGGCGATGATCCTCAACGTCGATGGCGAACGGCTGCTCGCGCAACTCGCGCCGTTGCTCGATTCGCTGTCGGACGCGGTCGAATCGCTGACCGGGACGGTGGAGGTGCTGCGCGTGCGTCTCGGCGTGCTGCCGCTGTTCGCATCGCAGCGGCTGTTCCCGCACCTCGGCAAGCTGCGCCACGAGCATCCCGAACTGCATCTCGACATCGACACCGCGGGCCACGGCGTCGTGCGGCTGGGCGAAGGGCTCGATGCGGTCGTCGCGCTGGCGCGCGAGGTCGACCCGTCGCTCTATGCCAAGCGGCTCGACCGCAACTCCGTCTATGTCATCGGCGCGCGGACGCTGCTGGACGGCCCCGATCCGGTCACGCGGCCCGAGCAATTGTCGCGGCTGACCGCGTTGATCCATCGCGAGATGCCCGACACGATTTCCGCCTGGCGCGACGCCATCGGCCTTGGTGACGTCGAACCGCTCGCCACCGATTATTTCGATTCGGGCGTGCTGATGCTGGAGGCGGCGGCGCAGGGGCTGGGCGTCGCCTTCATGCACGCGAGCCATTTCGAAAATGCGAAAGACCCGCGTCTCGTCAGGCTGTTCGATATCGAGGTCGACAGCCCGTACAGCCACTGGTTCGTGTGCCGCCCGCGCGCGTTGCAGCAGCGCCCGGTGAAACTGTTCCACGACTGGCTGATCCGCACTTTGGGCGAGGACAGCAAAGGCGATCGCGCGGCGGCGTAA
- the rpoZ gene encoding DNA-directed RNA polymerase subunit omega: protein MARVTVEDCVDKVPNRFDLVLFAAQRARQISGGAELTLDRDRDKNPVVALREIAEETVRPDHLEESVVGSLQRVQIDDDDEVDAVGSLSASAEALRLTAAAPPRNQNLGADYEG, encoded by the coding sequence ATGGCGCGCGTCACTGTCGAGGATTGCGTCGACAAGGTTCCCAACCGCTTCGATCTCGTGCTGTTCGCGGCGCAGCGCGCGCGCCAGATTTCGGGCGGCGCCGAACTGACGCTCGATCGCGACCGCGACAAGAATCCGGTCGTCGCGCTGCGCGAGATTGCCGAGGAGACGGTGCGTCCCGATCATCTCGAGGAATCGGTGGTCGGCAGCCTGCAGCGCGTCCAGATCGACGACGACGACGAGGTTGATGCGGTCGGCTCGCTCAGCGCCTCGGCCGAGGCACTACGCCTCACCGCCGCCGCCCCGCCGCGCAACCAGAATCTGGGCGCGGATTACGAGGGGTGA
- a CDS encoding MFS transporter, translated as MLTIAAGNTALQSVLPALGRALGVADQAVAAAFSVSALLWVIAAPFWAARSDRHGRRAMILTGLAGFAISLLLCGSFLAAGINGWIGGTAAFGLFIAGRLIYGSCGSAAPPAVQALVAGETGREERTRALTLLASAFGLGTILGPAIAPYLLLGRVGGVEIGLAGPAFVFAGFGIAVALAVRAILPDDRLGAHPGHGVSSAYPSIGGAPTGASVAAATQPHAETVRFADPRVRGWMIAGLVAGHAQAVASQVIGFLVIDRLHLAPAAALAPTGIVLMMGAGAALLVQWGVIPLLGLSPRRLVLIGAMLAAAGCALTGIATSLYGIATAYALANLGFGFTRPGFTAGASLAVGPAAQGAVAGKVTSVNGASFVLGPSIGIGLYELAHPAPYLVVAGALVLLAAYGMRALR; from the coding sequence ATGCTGACGATCGCGGCGGGCAATACCGCCTTGCAATCGGTGCTGCCCGCGCTGGGGCGCGCGCTTGGCGTCGCGGACCAGGCGGTGGCGGCGGCCTTTTCGGTATCGGCGCTGCTATGGGTGATCGCCGCGCCGTTCTGGGCGGCGCGATCGGATCGGCACGGACGGCGCGCGATGATCCTTACCGGGCTCGCCGGCTTCGCGATATCGCTGTTGCTGTGCGGCAGCTTCCTTGCGGCCGGCATCAACGGCTGGATCGGCGGCACGGCGGCGTTCGGACTCTTCATCGCCGGCCGGCTGATCTACGGCAGTTGCGGATCGGCCGCGCCGCCGGCGGTGCAGGCGCTGGTCGCGGGCGAGACGGGGCGCGAGGAGCGGACGCGGGCGCTGACCCTGCTCGCCTCCGCCTTCGGGCTCGGTACGATCCTGGGACCGGCGATCGCGCCCTATCTGCTGCTCGGCCGGGTCGGCGGGGTGGAGATCGGGCTGGCGGGCCCCGCCTTCGTCTTTGCGGGCTTCGGCATCGCGGTCGCGCTGGCGGTCCGCGCGATCCTGCCCGACGACCGGCTCGGCGCGCATCCCGGGCACGGCGTATCGTCCGCCTATCCCTCGATCGGCGGTGCGCCGACGGGCGCGAGCGTCGCCGCGGCGACGCAGCCGCATGCCGAGACGGTACGCTTCGCAGACCCGCGCGTGCGCGGCTGGATGATCGCGGGCCTCGTCGCCGGCCATGCGCAGGCGGTGGCGAGCCAGGTGATCGGCTTTCTCGTCATCGACCGCCTGCACCTCGCGCCCGCCGCCGCGCTGGCGCCGACGGGGATCGTGCTGATGATGGGCGCGGGCGCGGCGTTGCTGGTGCAATGGGGCGTCATCCCGCTGCTCGGGCTCAGCCCGCGGCGGCTGGTGCTGATCGGCGCAATGCTCGCCGCGGCAGGATGCGCGCTGACCGGCATCGCCACCTCGCTCTACGGCATCGCCACCGCTTATGCGCTCGCCAATCTCGGCTTCGGCTTCACCCGGCCGGGCTTCACCGCCGGCGCGAGCCTCGCGGTCGGCCCCGCCGCGCAAGGCGCGGTCGCGGGCAAGGTGACGAGCGTCAACGGCGCCAGTTTCGTGCTGGGCCCCTCGATCGGCATCGGCCTCTACGAACTGGCGCACCCGGCGCCGTATCTGGTCGTCGCGGGTGCGCTGGTCCTGCTCGCCGCCTACGGCATGCGCGCGCTACGCTGA